A part of Desulfoplanes formicivorans genomic DNA contains:
- the ndk gene encoding nucleoside-diphosphate kinase codes for MIERTFSIVKPDAVQRNLQGAILKMIQDAGLKIVAMKMIHMTKEQAEGFYAVHKDRPFFDSLVAYMCSGPCVVSVLEGENAIAKYREVMGATNPAEAAEGTIRKTFALDIEKNSCHGSDAPETAAQEIPYFFSQLEIVG; via the coding sequence ATGATAGAACGCACTTTTTCCATTGTGAAACCCGATGCCGTCCAACGGAATCTGCAAGGGGCCATCCTGAAGATGATTCAGGATGCCGGTCTTAAGATCGTTGCCATGAAAATGATCCACATGACCAAGGAACAGGCCGAAGGCTTTTATGCCGTGCACAAGGATCGCCCTTTTTTCGACAGCCTGGTTGCCTACATGTGTTCCGGACCCTGTGTTGTCTCCGTGCTGGAGGGTGAAAACGCCATTGCCAAGTATCGCGAGGTCATGGGTGCCACCAATCCTGCCGAAGCGGCCGAAGGAACCATCCGCAAGACCTTTGCTCTGGATATTGAAAAGAATTCCTGTCACGGATCTGATGCTCCTGAAACAGCTGCTCAGGAGATTCCCTACTTTTTCAGCCAGCTGGAGATCGTGGGTTAA